The Novosphingobium aromaticivorans DSM 12444 genome segment TGGATAGCATCTGCGCCAGCGCCGTGCCCCATGCGCCCGCGCCGACGACGCCCACCTCGAAGGTCATGCCTTTACCCCTGCTCCGCGCACCGGCGCGGCGTTCTCGTCGAGCGGCCAGCGCGGACGCGCCGCCACGTCAAGTGGATCGACATATCCCAGAGCAAGGCGTTCCGCGCCAGCCCAACCAATCATCGCAGCGTTGTCTGTGCACAGTTTCGGCGGCGGCGCGACCAGCGAAAGCCCGTGGCTCTCCGCCAGTCCTTCCAGCGCGCCACGCAAGGCGGCATTGGCGGCGACGCCTCCAGCCACCACCAGCGCCGTCATGCCCGGAGAAGCAGTCTCAAGCGCGATGCGGGTGCGATCGATCACGCAATCTATCGCCGCCTGCTGGAATGAAGCGGCGATGTCGGCGTCCCCGTGAACACCGGCATCCTTCGCCCGCATGACCGCGCTCTTCAGGCCCGCGAACGAGAAGTGCGGCTCCCCGCTGCCGACCAGCGGGCGCGGCAGGGGCACGGCCTTGGGGTTGCCCTCTCGCGCCATCCGTTCCACCGCCGGCCCACCTGGATAGCCGAGGCCGAGGATCTTCGCGGTCTTGTCGAACGCTTCGCCCAAGGCATCGTCGATGGTGGTGGCAAGGCGGCGGAACTGCCCGACCCCCGCAACTTCCAGGATCTGGCAATGTCCGCCCGAAACCAGCAGCAACAGGTAGGGGTATTGCAACGAGGGTTCGGCCAGTCGCGGCGAAAGCGCGTGGCCTTCCAGGTGGTTGACCGCGATCAGCGGCTTGTCCGCCGCCATGGCCAGCGCCTTTCCGGTAACGAGACCGACCATGACGCCGCCGATCAACCCCGGCCCCGCGGTCGCGGCGATGGCATCGAGGTCGTCCAGCCCGATCCCCGCGTCGGCCAGCACCGCCGCGATCATCGGACTGAGCACTTCGGCGTGCGCGCGCGCCGCGATTTCCGGAACGACGCCGCCATAGGGTCGATGCGCTTCGTCCTGCGAGGCGATGCGCTGCGCCACGATGCGCGCTTCGAGCGACGCGCCATTGCTGTCGATCACCGCGGCGGCGGTTTCATCGCAGCTGGATTCTATGCCAAGGATCAGGGCCATGTGGCGCTTTCCTCTAGAGATAATCCCGTTTACGGCAAGCGGCGCATGAACAACCAAGCTCCGCAAAGGCCCCTGAAGCTGGGCACCCGCCGCTCTCCCCTTGCCATGGCACAGGCCGAGGAAGCCCGTGCCCGCCTCTGCGCGGCGCATGGCTGGGCCGAATCGCAGGTGGAACTTGTCCCGGTGACGGCCAGCGGCGACAAGATCCAGGACCGTCCGCTCGCCGACATCGGCGGCAAGGCGCTCTGGACCAAGGAGCTCGACGCCTGGCTCGTCTCGGGCGAGATCGACTTTGCCGTGCATTCGATGAAGGACGTCGAGACGATCCGTCCTGAAAACTTCGCCATCGCCGCCGTCCTTCCCCGCGCCGACGTGCGCGACGTGCTGATCGGCGCGGCCTCCATCCACGCAATCCCGCCCGGTGCGCGCGTCGGCACCAGCGCCCCGCGCCGCGCCGCGCAGATGCTCCACGCCCGGCCCGACCTCACTGTGGTTTCGTTCCGGGGCAATGTCGCGACCCGTCTGGCAAAGCTCCAGGCGGGCGAGGCCGACGTGACCCTGCTTGCCGCCGCCGGCCTCGGACGCCTGGGCGAGACCGGGGTCGGCCATCCGCTTTCGGAGTACGAGTGGCTCCCCGCGCCTGCCCAGGGCGCGATCGGAATCGAATGCCTCGCGTCGAGAGCCGATCTCTGCGCATGGCTCGGCGCCATCGACGACAAGCCGACCCATCACGCGATCCGCGCCGAACGCGCCCTGCTCCTCGCGCTCGGCGGCAATTGCCACAGCCCGATCGCGGTCCTGACCACGCATCACGAAAGCTCGCTGACGCTTCGCGCCGCGTTGTTCAGCCCGGACGGTGCCGAGCGCGTCGAAGCGCACGAGACCTTCGCGGCGGGCGACGATGCAGGCCCCGCCCATCTCGCCCATCGCCTCCTAGGCGAAGCGCCCGACGCGATCCGCGTGCATTTCCACGGAGCCGGATGAAGCTCCTGCCGCTCATCGTCATCCGTCCCGAGCCCGGCAATGCCGCAACCATTGCCGCCGCGCGCGAACGGGGCCTTCATGCGATCGGCTACCCGCTCTTCCGGATCGAGCCGACACGGTGGAGCGTTGCCGAAGGGCGGTTCGAGGCGATCCTGGCGGGAAGCGCCAACATCTTCCGGCACGGCGGGCCGCAACTCGACGCACTGAAGCATCTCCCCGTCATCGCGGTGGGCGAAGCGACGGCCTCGGCCGCCCGCGCGGCAGGCTTCACCGTTGTCCGAACCGGCGAAGGCGGCCTGCAACCGGTGGTGGAGACGCTTGCCCCCGGCACCTATCTGCGGCTCGCGGGCGAAGACAGGGTCACGCTCGCCCCGCCGCCGGGCGTGCGAATCGAGACGGCGGTCGTCTATGCGGCCCGCCCCGTCCCGCTTCCGGACGAGCTGGTGGCGGTACTGGCGCGTCCAGCGGTCGTCCTGCTGCATTCCGGCGCAGCCGCGAAGCATTTCCGTCAGCAGTGTGAACGCACTGGAATTACTCGGGAAAGCCTCTATCTAGCGTGCCTCGCCCCGCGCATCGCCGCACTTGCGGGCGATGGTTGGGGCGATCTGCGCATCGCTGACTCAAGAACGGACTCCGATCTGCTGGAACTAGGCCGGCGAATGTGCCAGACCATGTGACTTCGGGGCGACAGGACAAGCGAAAACGGATGCAGGAAACCGGCTACAGCCAAGGCGCGACGGCGCGACCCCGCCAGACCGGCGGCATGCGCGCGCGCGGCGTTGCAGCTCTCGTTGCGGGATGTCTTCTGGCAGGTGCCGCCGGCGCCGCGTGGCTCGGCTGGCGCAACGGCTTCGTCGATCTCCAGATGAGCGACGGCGTGCCGCACATCGTCACCCCGCAGGATGCCCCGCCGCCGCCGCCGGCACCGGTCGTGGACTCTGCCGCCCAGGCCCAGCTCGCCGATACCGGCACCAAGATCGCCATGCTCGAACAGCGACTGGCCGAACTCAACCAGCAGGCGCTCGCAGCGTCGGGCAACGCCACTCGCGCGGAAACGCTGCTTCTCGCCTTTGCCGCCCGCCGTGCGGTGGAACGCGGCCAGCCGCTCGGCTGGATCGAAGCCCAGCTCCGCGCCCGCTTCGGGCAAACCCAGGGCGCTGCGGTGGACCGAGTGATCGCGGCCGGCTCGATGCCCGTCACCCTTCCCCAGCTCACCGAACAGTTCGAGCTCCTCGCCCCCGAACTCGCGGGCGGCTCGCCCGACGAAGGCACCTGGACCTGGTTCAAGCGGCAGGTGTCGGATCTTTTCGTCGTCCGGCACGACGACATGCCGTCGCCCGCGCCCGAAAACCGGGTCGACCGGGCCCGCGCGTTCCTTGCCGGCGGCAAGGTCGAAGCCGCAGTCGCCGAAGTGGAACGGATGCCGGGGCGCGAAAGTGCATCGGAATGGCTCGCCCACGCACGCGACTACATGGCGACCCAGCGCGCGCTCGACCAGCTCGAAGCTGCGGCGCTGATGGCCGGGCAACCCGTCGCGGCAATCCCGCCCGCCGATGAAGAGACTCCGGCACCCGAAGGCTCCGCACCCGCGATCTGAAGTCCCCGCGCTCTGGCCTCTCTCAGGCCGCGCGAAGCAGCTTGGGCAAGTCGCCGCTCATCCCGCGTGCCTCGTCCATGAACCAGCGCTTGAGCGGTCCCATGCGCTGCACGCCCGCCATGCCGAGCCGCCGTATCGCCGAAGGCACTCGTCCGGGCAGGCCGAACAGCCGCGTCAGGACGTCGGTGGCGGTCGCCACCATGAACGTGTCAGCCGCGCGCCAACGCTCGTAGCGCGCCAGCAGTTGCGCATCGCCCACGTCAAGACCAAGCCGAACGCCATCCGCAAGCACCTCGACCAGCGCCGCCACATCGCGCAGGCCGACATTCAGGCCCTGCCCCGCAATCGGGTGCATCCCGTGCGCCGCATCGCCCACCAGCGCCAGGCGCTGCTCGACGATCCGCGCGGTGTGATGGAAGTTCAGCGGATAGGACGAACGCGGGCTTGCCAGCCTGATCTCGCCGAAAATCTCGTGCATCCGCTTCGAAACTTCGTCGAGGAACATCGGCTCGGGCATCGCCAGCACCGCCGATGCGTCCTTCTCTGCCACTGTCCAGACCAGCGCCGAGCGATGCGAACCGTCCTCGTCGTCGAGCAACGGCAGCAGCGCAAACGGTCCGGCCGGATAGAACACTTCCCACGCGACGTTGCCGTGCGGCTTCTCGTGGGTCAGGCCGGCAATGATCGCACGATGACCATAGTCCCAGCGCGCCGGGGTAAAGCCCGCCTCGTCGCGCGTAGGAGACCTGCGCCCTTCCGCACCGACAAGCAACCTGCCCTTGAGGATGCGCCCGTCGGCAAGCGTGACCGACACGCCATGCTCGCCGCGCTCGCGGTGGATCACGTTGGCATTGGTGTGGAAGGTGATCGCCTCTTCCCGCGCCGCAGCGGCATACATGGCGATGCGCAGGTCACGGTTGGCGTACATCCGGCCCAGCGAGCCATCGCCCTCGCCCGGCTTGAAGTCGATCCGTCCGGGCTTCATCGCGTCTGTCACCGCGATCGCCTCGATCGGGCATCCCTTTGGCGCGAGTTCGTCGGCCATGCCAAGATTGGCGTAGAGGTTCCAGCTAGCCGTGGAAATGGCCGACGCGCGGCCATCGAATCCCTCGGCAGTCTGCGCCGCAGGGTCGGAATTGTCGACGACATGGCTGCTGATCCCCGCCTTGGCGAGGCCGATCGCCAGCGTCATCCCGACAAGTCCGCCGCCCAGGATGACGACGTCTGCGCTCAATTCATTCACTTGCCTGCTCCACACGTATTGGCCGGGCCACCATCGAGGTCGAGACAGCGCCCGTCGAATGCACCTTGCGGGATCTTGAGACCGATCAGTGCAGCAAGGCTGGGGGCAATGTCCACCGTTTCCACCGCGCTCGGCTGTTCGAAGCCGTTCATGCCCTTGCGCCAAAACATGATCGGCACGCGGCGGTCATAGTCCCAGGGGCTGCCGTGGGTTGCCACATAACCCGCGCGCGGCGTCGGGATCGCCACGACGCTGCGCTTGAGCATCACCACGAAATCGCCCGAGTGAAGCGGGTTGTAGGAAGCGCGCGCGCGTTCGGCCAGGGTCCAGGTTTCCGGCGAGCCCGACGGCATCGGCGTTGCCGCGATTTCCGCGGCGGAAAGCACCTTCTCGACATAGGGGCTCGTCATCAGGATCGCCTTCGCGTCGTCGACGATCCTGCCGCGCAGACCCTCGTCAAGGTCCTTGCGCAGCCAGTAGTCGCCCGCCGGCCCGTCCGCCAGGATCAGCCCCTTGGGCGCAAGCCCGTAACGCTTGCCCAGCGCCTCCGACAGCGCCTCGGCCGAGACTTCCGGCCCGACCCGCGCGCTCTTCTCCAGCGCCTGCTCGTGGAGGCGTTCGGGAATGTCAAAGCCGCCGTGGTCGGCCGTCAGCACCACCGCATAGTCGATGCCCCGCTTGTCGAGGCTGGCAAGAAAATCGCCGAGCGCCAGGTCGAGCTGCGCAAGCTGGATGCACATTTCCGCGCCCTCGGTACCCGTGGCGTGGCCAACGTAATCGGTTGCCGAAAGGCTCACCGCCAGAAGGTCGGGCACCGCGCCGCGCCCCAGCTTCTGTTCGTCCACCAGCTTGACCGCAAGATCGAGCGTCGCCCGGTCGAGCCGGGGCGATATGCGGAAGCCGTCGGCATCGCCGGCCTTCAGGGCAAAGTGGTTGGTCCCCACCGTCACCTCGCCGGCGGTGACGGCCCGGTCGTTGCGCCCGCAGTAAGCGGGCAGCGGGAAGGCCGGCGCGCCCTTGGCGAGCGTGCGCGCGATCTCGACGTTCTGCGCGATGGCGGTCGGCCCCGGCTCGCGCCCGGCAAGGGTGACGAAGCCCTTGCCCTTCCACCAATAGACCTGGTCGGTATCGTGCCCGCCCATCATCAGTGCGCCGCGGTCCTTGCCCGATACCGCGATATTGCGCGCCGCCGGATTGGCCCGCTTCATCCATTCGCCCAGCGTCGGCACCAGCAGGTGGATGGGCGATGCGACATAGTCCTTCGATCCGGCGGCACGCTTGCCCGTATCCTCGGCGCAATAGACCTGCTTGGGCCCGACGGCGACCGACTGGTCGATCCAGGAATTGGCGATGATCCCCGTATGGGCGGGGCGATTGCCGGTAAGGATCGTCGAGTGGCCCGGGCAGGTCTCGGTCGCCGCGTGGCTCTGGTAGCCGGCGGGGAAGACCGCGCCCGTGGTCAGGCGCGCAAGACCGCCGGTAAAGCGCTGGCGATACTGTGCGAAGATATCGGAAGAAAACTGGTCGATCGAGATCGCCACGACAAGGCGCGGCGCGTTCTGCGGCACCTGCTGGGAGACAATCGGCAGCGATGGGGGCGGGGGCGGCGCTTCCTGAGCGATCGCGGGCGCCAGCGGAAGAACGGTTGCAAGCAGGAATGACGAAAAGCGGGCAAGGGTCTTCACGCGAAACATACTCCTTTGGGCACGCGAACTGGACTCAGGCACAAGCCGATCGTAGGACGCCCCAAGAGCGCTACGCATGGCCCCGGCGGCGTTCCGGTTCAAGGGGCCTTTTGGACCTGTGAAGCCCGAGATGCCGATACGCGAATTGGTCGGGATCAAGACCCGCCTCGATCCTCTCGGGCGCATCATAGCGATGCTTGTGACAGCGATGTGTCTGTCGCTTCTCGCGTGGCTTTCCCCCGTCCATGCCGCGCCCAACCGCATGACCGCATCGCTGGTCGCGGAGGGCCCGGTCCGCCCCGGAGAAACGGTCACGCTCGCCCTGCTCATGCAGCCCGAAAAGGGGTGGCACGGCTACTGGTCCAACCCGGGCGACGCCGGCTTCGGCCTGACCGTCGAGTGGACCCTGCCGGCGGGCGTGACCGCAGGCGATATGCAGTTCCCTGTCCCGCAGACGCTCGTCGTTCAAGGGCTGATGAACCACGTCTACGAGCATGACTATGCTGTCCTCGTGCCGCTCAAGGTGCCTTCCAGCGCCCGTTCGGGAACGCTCCTGCCAATCAGGGTCAAGGCCCAGTGGCTCGTCTGCACCGAAACGATCTGCGTGCCCGAACGCGCCGAATTGCAAGGCGCGGTTAGCGTCGGCACCGGCCCCGCCGACCCGCGCTTCGAAGGATGGCGCGCCGCCATGCCAGCCCCGCTCGATCGTCCGGGCGCATTTGCGCTCGAAAGCGGCACGCTGCGCCTCGCCCTCCCGTTCCCGGCCACCGCGCCGCTCGATGCGCCGCACCTTTTCCTCAAGACCGAACGCGTGGTCGATTACGCCGCGCCGCAACGCTTCTTCCGCCAGGGCGACACACTTGTCGTCGAAGTTCCGCTGGCCAAGTCGCCCGCCACCGCCTCAAGGCTCGAAGGCGTCCTGGCGATGGGCAGGGACGCGGGCGGCATTGCCTTCGCCGCCGAGCCCGGCACCGTGCCGAAGGGCGGCACGCAAGTAGGCGCTGGCGCCTTCTCCGCCTCGGTCCTCGCGCTTGCTCTTGCCGGAGCGTTCCTCGGCGGGCTGATCCTCAACGTGATGCCCTGCGTCTTCCCCATACTCAGCCTCAAGGCCCTCGCTCTGGCCCGGGGCAACGCGCATGAAGCCCACAAGGAGGGCCTGGCCTATACCGCCGGCGTCGTCCTCGCGTGCCTCCTTCTGGGCGGCGTGATGCTGGCCCTGCGCGCAGGCGGAGAACAGGTCGGATGGGCGTTCCAGTTGCAGGAACCGGGCGTCGTCGCCGTCCTCATGCTCCTGGCGGTTGCGATCACGGCAAACTTCGCGGGGCTCTACGAACTTCCCGGTCTTTCGGTCGAGCGCGGTGCGGGCGCGACCGGGGCGTTCGGCACGGGCCTGCTTGCCGCCTTCGTCGCCACGCCCTGCACCGGGCCGTTCATGGCCGCCGCCATGGGCGCGGCGCTCGTCCTGCCGGCGTGGGCAGCGCTAGGCGTCTTCGCGGCGCTGGGGCTAGGCCTCGCCCTGCCGTTCCTGCTCCTGGGCTTCGTGCCGGCCCTGCGCCGCCTTCTGCCCAAGCCCGGCAAGTGGATGGAGCGCTTCCGCCGCTGGATGGCGCTGCCGATGGGCCTCACCGCGCTGGCGCTGGGCTGGCTGGCATGGCGCGTGGGCGGGGCGACCTTCACCGTCGTTCTGGTTGCAATCGCCGTGGTGTTGCTCGGCGCACTTGCGGCTGTCGGGGTGACGCAGCGCAAGGGCCTGCCGATCGGCAGGCTCATGGCCCTGGCTGCCCTGATCGCCGTCGGCGGCGTGATCGGCCTGCCCCCGCCCGCGCAGACCGCCGCCAGCGAAGGTGGCCTGCTCGAGGCCCGGCCCTTCTCGGAAGCCGCGCTGGCCGAGGCCCGCAAGGCAGGAAAGCCCGTCTTCGCCTACTTCACCGCCGACTGGTGCCTGTCCTGCAAGGTCAACGAGAGCACCTCGATCGAGCGCGAGAGCACCCGCGCGGCGTTCGAGAAGGCCGGCGTCGTCGTCCTTGTCGGCGACTGGACCCGGCGCGACCCGGCGATCACCCGGTTCCTCACCGCGCAGGGCGTCGCAGGCGTGCCGCTATATATGTGGTATCCTGCCGGCGGCGCCGAGCCCCGCCAGCTTCCGCAGGTCCTCACGCCCGACATGCTGGCCGCACTGCCGGGGCAATAGTGCCCGCGCTTACAGGCTCTGCCCGTCGTCCACCGAAATGAACGTCCCCGTCACCTGACGCGATGCGTCAGAGGCGAAGAACAGCATCATGTCGTCCAGTGCGGAGACCTCGGTCAGCCGCTTCCTCGGCCACGAGGCGATCTGCGCCTTGCCGCCTTCGGTGTCGAACCACTCGCCGTCGATCTCGGTACGGATGTAGCCGGGCTGGATCACGTTGACGTTGATCCCCAGCCGCGCCCACTCTCGCGCGAACTGGCGCCCCAGGTGCTGGACCGCCAGCTTGGTCGCGGCATAGGCCGCGTCGCCGGTCGCAGTCATCTGCGCGGTGATCGATCCGGTCAGGATGATCCGTCCCTTCTCCGACTGCCTGGATCCCGCCGCGATCATCCGCCGCGCCCCTTCGCGCGCGGTCAGGTAGACTCCGTTGAAGTTTGTATCGACCACCCGCCGCATCGCCTCGGCCGGAAGATCCACCGACCGCCCCGCCTCGACGATCCCGGCATTGGCAACGACCACGTCCGGCACGCCAAGCGCCGCCTCGGCCGCATCGAACGCCGCGATGATGGAAGCCTCGTCGGTCACGTCGAGCGCCACGGCGAGAGCCTTGCCACCGCCCGCATTGATCTCGTCAGCCAGCGCCGCCACGCGCTCCACCCGCCGCGCGCCGACCACGACCGCCGCGCCTGCCGCCGCAAAGAGCCGTGCGAAATGCGCGCCAAGGCCCGAAGAAGCCCCCGTAATCAACGCGATGCGGCCTTCAAGCGAGTAGCGTGCGGTTTCCATGAAGCTCTCCTTTGGTCGCCCAGCGTTTAATCGATCCATTAAACGACGCAAGCATCAACGCGCACGCGCTTGCCGGTCAGCTACAACGCCAGACCCGACAGTTCTGGCTGGCAAACCCCTGGTCCCACTACCTTCTCAGAACCGGTTATCTCGCGGAAACCCGTTCGGCGGCAGGCGCCCCGCGGCGCCGCGCGCAACCTTCCACGGCAGCAGATCCTTCTCCACCCGCGTCCGTCCGCTCTCGCCGCCCATCGCCCAGGTAAGCCCATCTTCGAGCCGCAGCGTGATCACGTCCGACATCTCGCCGTCCTTGTAGCGCTGCAGCGTGACGCCCTGCCCCTTGGCGAGCAGCGGCACTTCCGAAAGCGCGAAGATCACCAGCTTGCGGTTCTCGCCGATCACCGCGACGTGATCGTGCTCGGGCGCGATCTCGCGCACCACGGCAAGCTTGACGCCCGGCTTGGTTGAAACCACCCCGCGCCCCTTTCGCGTCTCGGCCAGCAGTTCGTCCATCTCGGCGGCAAAGCCGCGCCCGGTGTTCGCCGCGAGCAGCAGTTGCCCCTTGGGCTTGTAGGGCAGGACCGAAACGATCTGCGCATCCGGATCGATGTCCACCATCGTCCTGATAGGCTCGCCAAAGCCCCGCGCGCCCGGCAGCTTGTCGGCCCCCAGCGTGTAGAACCGCCCGTTGTCCACCGCCACCAGCAGCTTGTCCGTGGTCTGGCAGTGAAGTGCGAAGGCCGGGCCATCGCCTTCCTTGAACTTGAAATCGCCATCGAG includes the following:
- a CDS encoding alkaline phosphatase family protein, which encodes MFRVKTLARFSSFLLATVLPLAPAIAQEAPPPPPSLPIVSQQVPQNAPRLVVAISIDQFSSDIFAQYRQRFTGGLARLTTGAVFPAGYQSHAATETCPGHSTILTGNRPAHTGIIANSWIDQSVAVGPKQVYCAEDTGKRAAGSKDYVASPIHLLVPTLGEWMKRANPAARNIAVSGKDRGALMMGGHDTDQVYWWKGKGFVTLAGREPGPTAIAQNVEIARTLAKGAPAFPLPAYCGRNDRAVTAGEVTVGTNHFALKAGDADGFRISPRLDRATLDLAVKLVDEQKLGRGAVPDLLAVSLSATDYVGHATGTEGAEMCIQLAQLDLALGDFLASLDKRGIDYAVVLTADHGGFDIPERLHEQALEKSARVGPEVSAEALSEALGKRYGLAPKGLILADGPAGDYWLRKDLDEGLRGRIVDDAKAILMTSPYVEKVLSAAEIAATPMPSGSPETWTLAERARASYNPLHSGDFVVMLKRSVVAIPTPRAGYVATHGSPWDYDRRVPIMFWRKGMNGFEQPSAVETVDIAPSLAALIGLKIPQGAFDGRCLDLDGGPANTCGAGK
- a CDS encoding uroporphyrinogen-III synthase; protein product: MKLLPLIVIRPEPGNAATIAAARERGLHAIGYPLFRIEPTRWSVAEGRFEAILAGSANIFRHGGPQLDALKHLPVIAVGEATASAARAAGFTVVRTGEGGLQPVVETLAPGTYLRLAGEDRVTLAPPPGVRIETAVVYAARPVPLPDELVAVLARPAVVLLHSGAAAKHFRQQCERTGITRESLYLACLAPRIAALAGDGWGDLRIADSRTDSDLLELGRRMCQTM
- the hemC gene encoding hydroxymethylbilane synthase, yielding MNNQAPQRPLKLGTRRSPLAMAQAEEARARLCAAHGWAESQVELVPVTASGDKIQDRPLADIGGKALWTKELDAWLVSGEIDFAVHSMKDVETIRPENFAIAAVLPRADVRDVLIGAASIHAIPPGARVGTSAPRRAAQMLHARPDLTVVSFRGNVATRLAKLQAGEADVTLLAAAGLGRLGETGVGHPLSEYEWLPAPAQGAIGIECLASRADLCAWLGAIDDKPTHHAIRAERALLLALGGNCHSPIAVLTTHHESSLTLRAALFSPDGAERVEAHETFAAGDDAGPAHLAHRLLGEAPDAIRVHFHGAG
- a CDS encoding SDR family NAD(P)-dependent oxidoreductase — its product is METARYSLEGRIALITGASSGLGAHFARLFAAAGAAVVVGARRVERVAALADEINAGGGKALAVALDVTDEASIIAAFDAAEAALGVPDVVVANAGIVEAGRSVDLPAEAMRRVVDTNFNGVYLTAREGARRMIAAGSRQSEKGRIILTGSITAQMTATGDAAYAATKLAVQHLGRQFAREWARLGINVNVIQPGYIRTEIDGEWFDTEGGKAQIASWPRKRLTEVSALDDMMLFFASDASRQVTGTFISVDDGQSL
- a CDS encoding protein-disulfide reductase DsbD family protein; the protein is MPIRELVGIKTRLDPLGRIIAMLVTAMCLSLLAWLSPVHAAPNRMTASLVAEGPVRPGETVTLALLMQPEKGWHGYWSNPGDAGFGLTVEWTLPAGVTAGDMQFPVPQTLVVQGLMNHVYEHDYAVLVPLKVPSSARSGTLLPIRVKAQWLVCTETICVPERAELQGAVSVGTGPADPRFEGWRAAMPAPLDRPGAFALESGTLRLALPFPATAPLDAPHLFLKTERVVDYAAPQRFFRQGDTLVVEVPLAKSPATASRLEGVLAMGRDAGGIAFAAEPGTVPKGGTQVGAGAFSASVLALALAGAFLGGLILNVMPCVFPILSLKALALARGNAHEAHKEGLAYTAGVVLACLLLGGVMLALRAGGEQVGWAFQLQEPGVVAVLMLLAVAITANFAGLYELPGLSVERGAGATGAFGTGLLAAFVATPCTGPFMAAAMGAALVLPAWAALGVFAALGLGLALPFLLLGFVPALRRLLPKPGKWMERFRRWMALPMGLTALALGWLAWRVGGATFTVVLVAIAVVLLGALAAVGVTQRKGLPIGRLMALAALIAVGGVIGLPPPAQTAASEGGLLEARPFSEAALAEARKAGKPVFAYFTADWCLSCKVNESTSIERESTRAAFEKAGVVVLVGDWTRRDPAITRFLTAQGVAGVPLYMWYPAGGAEPRQLPQVLTPDMLAALPGQ
- the tsaD gene encoding tRNA (adenosine(37)-N6)-threonylcarbamoyltransferase complex transferase subunit TsaD, producing MALILGIESSCDETAAAVIDSNGASLEARIVAQRIASQDEAHRPYGGVVPEIAARAHAEVLSPMIAAVLADAGIGLDDLDAIAATAGPGLIGGVMVGLVTGKALAMAADKPLIAVNHLEGHALSPRLAEPSLQYPYLLLLVSGGHCQILEVAGVGQFRRLATTIDDALGEAFDKTAKILGLGYPGGPAVERMAREGNPKAVPLPRPLVGSGEPHFSFAGLKSAVMRAKDAGVHGDADIAASFQQAAIDCVIDRTRIALETASPGMTALVVAGGVAANAALRGALEGLAESHGLSLVAPPPKLCTDNAAMIGWAGAERLALGYVDPLDVAARPRWPLDENAAPVRGAGVKA
- a CDS encoding UbiH/UbiF/VisC/COQ6 family ubiquinone biosynthesis hydroxylase; amino-acid sequence: MNELSADVVILGGGLVGMTLAIGLAKAGISSHVVDNSDPAAQTAEGFDGRASAISTASWNLYANLGMADELAPKGCPIEAIAVTDAMKPGRIDFKPGEGDGSLGRMYANRDLRIAMYAAAAREEAITFHTNANVIHRERGEHGVSVTLADGRILKGRLLVGAEGRRSPTRDEAGFTPARWDYGHRAIIAGLTHEKPHGNVAWEVFYPAGPFALLPLLDDEDGSHRSALVWTVAEKDASAVLAMPEPMFLDEVSKRMHEIFGEIRLASPRSSYPLNFHHTARIVEQRLALVGDAAHGMHPIAGQGLNVGLRDVAALVEVLADGVRLGLDVGDAQLLARYERWRAADTFMVATATDVLTRLFGLPGRVPSAIRRLGMAGVQRMGPLKRWFMDEARGMSGDLPKLLRAA